One window from the genome of Gemmatimonadaceae bacterium encodes:
- a CDS encoding SDR family NAD(P)-dependent oxidoreductase → MSRPTAVITGASRGIGRAIARTLAADHDIVAAARSAAELATLAAEIETSGGRCTPLVLDVTDAAAVAHALAGVHADVLVNNAGVGILKPLLELTPQEWHRQVDVNFNALYHVTRALLPGMVARQRGHVVIIGSIAGRSAFPGGTAYAATKHAVMGFAECLMLEVRDQGVKVSVVSPGGVATAFGDGDPASKGWALRPDDVAAAVAHVLATPPNVVVHRVEIRALAKKG, encoded by the coding sequence ATGTCCAGACCCACCGCCGTGATCACCGGCGCCTCGCGCGGCATCGGTCGCGCCATCGCCCGCACGCTCGCCGCCGACCACGACATCGTAGCCGCAGCCCGCTCCGCCGCCGAACTCGCGACGCTCGCCGCCGAGATCGAGACGTCGGGCGGCCGCTGCACGCCGCTCGTCCTGGACGTGACGGACGCCGCTGCCGTGGCGCACGCCCTGGCCGGCGTGCACGCCGACGTCCTGGTGAACAACGCCGGCGTCGGCATCCTCAAGCCGCTGCTCGAGCTCACGCCCCAGGAATGGCATCGCCAGGTGGACGTGAACTTCAACGCGCTCTACCACGTCACCCGCGCGCTGCTGCCCGGCATGGTCGCGCGTCAGCGCGGGCACGTGGTGATCATCGGGTCCATCGCCGGGCGGAGCGCGTTCCCCGGCGGCACCGCCTACGCGGCCACCAAGCACGCGGTGATGGGCTTTGCCGAGTGCCTGATGCTCGAGGTGCGCGACCAGGGGGTGAAGGTCTCGGTGGTGAGCCCCGGGGGCGTGGCCACGGCGTTCGGCGATGGCGATCCGGCGTCCAAGGGTTGGGCGCTCCGCCCGGACGACGTGGCGGCGGCGGTGGCCCATGTGCTGGCCACGCCGCCCAACGTGGTGGTGCACCGGGTGGAGATCCGGGCGCTGGCCAAGAAGGGCTAG